The Gloeomargarita lithophora Alchichica-D10 genomic sequence CCGGCGCCACTCCACCAACACCCGTAGCAGTTCATTATTCAACGTGTGGTGAAAATGCTCTAAAACATGGCTGGTATAAATCACATCCACCGATTCATCTCCAAAGCCACTTAAATCCGAGGCATCCATCACATAATCCACCTCCGGGCGGGGTTCCACATCCACAATTTTCCAGTCCGGGTGGGGGCGGGTGCCACCAATATGGAGCCGTAATACCATCGGTTTACCTCTTTTGCCAACGTTAAGGGGATGCCACCAGGGTATGCTGTTGCATCAAAGTTTGCGCCTGCGCCACCACCGGCCCTGGCAGGGGAACATAGCCCAATTCCAAACCAAATTTTTGCCCTTCCACCAACGCCCATTTGATGAACTTTCGCAGGGTTTCCCCCTTGTTTTTATCCTCGTATTTTTGGTAAATCAAAAACCAGGAATAGCTAACAATTGGATAGGCTTCCGGGCTGGCGGGATCGGGGATAAAACCCCGCAATTTAGCATCTAACTTCACATCTGCCACCGCTTTTTCCACCGAATTTTTGGTGGGCAAAAGAAACTTACCGCTTTGATTTTCCAAGGCCGCCGTTGCTAACTTCAACTGCTGGGCGTAGGCGGTTTCCACATAGCCAATTACTCCTTCTCCCTGCTGAATTTGGGCACTAATGCCCGCATTATCTTTAATCCCGGTGCCCACCGGCCAATTCACCGTTAAGCCCGTCCCCACCTGGTTTTGCCATAGGGGATCAATGGCACTTAAATGACTGGTAAAAATTGCCGTAGTGCCACTACCATCGGAGCGGTACACCACCGTAATCGGCAAATTTGGTAGGGTTAATTCAGGGTTCAATACTGCTAACTCCGGGTCATTCCAGCGGGTAATTTGCCCCAGGAAAATTGCCGGTAGGAGTTGGCGAGACAGTTTCAAACCCGTGGGTATCCCCGGAATGTTATAAACCACCGCCACGCTCCCCGCTGTCATGGGCACAAACAAAGCTCCCTGCTTTAACTTGGCTGCCTCCGCATCGGTCATCGCCACATCACTGCCCGCAAAATCTAACGTACCGGTGAGAAACTGCTGAATCCCGGCGGCACTGCCAATGGGTTGATAGGAAATCTGGACTTCGGGATAGAGTTTTTGATACTCTGCAAACCATTTCAGATATAAAAACGAGGGAAACGTAGCTCCTGCCCCATTCAAAAATACAGGTTCCCCCGGCGCAGGGGTAGTTTCCGGCGGGGGAACGGGCTTGGATTGGCAAGCAACGGCTCCTAGCCCAACTAATGTACTGAGATAAAGGTAACGACGACGGCGCATAAATTAGGGCACAGGGTTCGCTTTTGATGATACCCCATCACTGCCGGAAAACCGCAAAACTTCTGGCAGAATAATCCTCAGCCCTTTGCGAGGGTTCACTTTCTAGGGGCATTTTTGTATGCGCTAAAATCTGAAGCAACTACCTCAGTTCGGCAAGTTTCTTGACTGACCCCCTCGAAATTTATTGGCAAGAGGCGTTGCTGATTTAAGGTATGAAGTTTACTTGCGTCATTAATTCAACTTTTGGTGTGGGCAGAGCTTTCCCTATGCTGTTTTTTAGTAGCATACCCAGATTCAGCAATGTCCTTTTATTTTTAGCGACTCGATGAACCAAATACCAAATTTTTGATCAATTTTTTCATTGGTCCAATGCTCCTTTGTATTTTGTTGCGGGCATCAAAAAATTTCTGTTGCAGTTTATATTTCATCGTGCGCTCATAATAGGGTGTTCCCCCCCACCCAGCCCATTTTCTATAATTTTGTTCCCATTGGGGAAAATCCCAGCCATTCCAAAACTTCGGTTGAGCATAAGCGTGAATGATTTTAGCATCTTTGGTGTGATCCGTCTGGCTGGGATGACAATCATAGACCAAGGGATGCAAAGACCTTTCCACATCAATATTGAACTCCTGCCAAAGTAGATTAAACACTCCCGTTTCAGGCAACCATAAAGCCTCTGCATATTCTTCTAAAGCAAAATAGCACCACTCCCACATTTTCTGATGGTCTGGCAGATGATCCCAGACAATATGAAAAGCTCCATGAAAACTTTCTTTATCCATATCATAATCATCAATTTCTCGATAGAGCATATCTCTAACCTTATTTTTAGCCCAAACCACCCGCCATCCTGATGGGCAATCTTTGAACATTTCTGATAAATCCCCTTGAATGAGAATGTCATAGTCTGAAAAGATAACTCGCTCATATTCTTGCAGTAATTTTAATGCCTCAAATTTAGAAAATACCATT encodes the following:
- the pstS gene encoding phosphate ABC transporter substrate-binding protein PstS → MRRRRYLYLSTLVGLGAVACQSKPVPPPETTPAPGEPVFLNGAGATFPSFLYLKWFAEYQKLYPEVQISYQPIGSAAGIQQFLTGTLDFAGSDVAMTDAEAAKLKQGALFVPMTAGSVAVVYNIPGIPTGLKLSRQLLPAIFLGQITRWNDPELAVLNPELTLPNLPITVVYRSDGSGTTAIFTSHLSAIDPLWQNQVGTGLTVNWPVGTGIKDNAGISAQIQQGEGVIGYVETAYAQQLKLATAALENQSGKFLLPTKNSVEKAVADVKLDAKLRGFIPDPASPEAYPIVSYSWFLIYQKYEDKNKGETLRKFIKWALVEGQKFGLELGYVPLPGPVVAQAQTLMQQHTLVASP
- a CDS encoding glycosyltransferase, translated to MKKTKKNCWAFGFTANFTFATASVMMDIKKYCPDFVDEIVIFHNGINDKDKKLLNRILPTKFYEYNFPIKISKLSDSAQNYFTSMVFSKFEALKLLQEYERVIFSDYDILIQGDLSEMFKDCPSGWRVVWAKNKVRDMLYREIDDYDMDKESFHGAFHIVWDHLPDHQKMWEWCYFALEEYAEALWLPETGVFNLLWQEFNIDVERSLHPLVYDCHPSQTDHTKDAKIIHAYAQPKFWNGWDFPQWEQNYRKWAGWGGTPYYERTMKYKLQQKFFDARNKIQRSIGPMKKLIKNLVFGSSSR